Part of the bacterium genome is shown below.
TGGAAGCCACAGCCAACCTGGTGACAGGGCCGGCGCGACAACACCACCGCCGCACCGCCGGCGTTTTCCTCTTTCCTCTTTCCTATTTTCTATTTCCTACTTCCTCTTTCCTATTTCCTCGCTCCTCAATCCTCGTTACCTTGCCCGCGTGAACGAATTGGCCGAACGGTTGCGCGAATACCGCGGACGGCTGCGCGCGGCGCATCGGCGTGGCGCCGCGGGCGGCGAGACCGCGCGCGAGATGACGCGCTTTTGGGACGGCGCGCTCGCCACGCTTTTTGAGACCGCGTCCGCGGGCCGGGACGGATTTGCGCTGTTTGCCGCCGGCTCCCTTGGCCGCGAGATGATGTCGCCGTATTCCGACGTCGATTTCTTCCTCGTGGCGCGGGACGACATTCCCGACGCCGTGCTCGAATCCGTCGCGGAGACGATGCTCTACCCCCTCTGGGACGCGAAGGTCCGCACGGGGCAGCGCATTCACCGCGCCGGCGTGCTCGCGGACCTGGCGCGAACGGACGCGGAACTTTTGACCGCGTTGCTCGACGCGCGATTTATCGCCGGCGACGCCCTCGTGCGCGCCGGCGTCGAGCACCGCGTCGGTGAACTCATCGAATACGGACGCCGCCATATCGAAATCCCCCGGCCCGCGCCGGATGTCGCGGA
Proteins encoded:
- a CDS encoding DUF294 nucleotidyltransferase-like domain-containing protein → MAERLREYRGRLRAAHRRGAAGGETAREMTRFWDGALATLFETASAGRDGFALFAAGSLGREMMSPYSDVDFFLVARDDIPDAVLESVAETMLYPLWDAKVRTGQRIHRAGVLADLARTDAELLTALLDARFIAGDALVRAGVEHRVGELIEYGRRHIEIPRPAPDVADAEYPPTAHVLEPDVKLSPGGLRDYMFAMWNAALALGRDDLPAHLVREHLATRVGLVELAQAVEFLMRVRHELHFSAHAPQDRLRAAAQPEVALALGFAGAGEAEAAKSLLRDYFAAADRIHAF